One Brassica oleracea var. oleracea cultivar TO1000 chromosome C7, BOL, whole genome shotgun sequence genomic window carries:
- the LOC106301697 gene encoding protein QUIRKY, giving the protein MRNTTKLVVHVVDAQNLMPRDGQGSASPFVEVDFLNQLSKTRTVPKSLNPVWDQKLYFDYDHKARNNHHNNHHIEVSVYHERRPLPGRSFLGRVKISFSNIVQEGEQVYQRFTLERKSVLASVKGEIGLKFYISSSEQDQRSSLPSPSRPYSTPTQASSVVEEELTDSEAEDSRESFASAEQEDLSDSASEGVEGKQRETEPEQVQEAVQTLHRQEVLPRPAPMHSIRLRSRENPQETNTPHSRGANQLHSQQPRGSSQQPRGANQPPQPAHYANHLQPYGDIDPEDFKVKDMNLELGERWPNTNAGERFTGTYDLVEQMFYLYVRVVRAKDLPPGLITGGCDPYVEVKLGNYKGKTKHFDRKTTLPEWNQVFAFTKERIHSSVLEVFVKDKETLGRDDFLGKVVFDLNEIPTRVPPNSPLAPQWYRLEDWRGEGKIVRGEIMLAVWMGTQADEAFPEAWHADSASVHGEGVFNVRSKVYVSPKLWYLRVNVIEAQDMIPSDRNRLPDVFVKANVGMQTLKTKICPVKTTNPLWNEDLVFVVAEPFEEQLVISVEDRVHASKDEVIGKISLPMNVFEKRLDHRPVHSRWFNLDKYGVVEGDPRRREHKFSSRIHLRVCLEGGYHVMDESTMYISDTRPTARQLWKQPVGMLEIGILGAKGLVPMKLKEGRGSTDAYCVAKYGQKWVRTRTILDSLSPRWNEQYTWEVYDPCTVVTLGVFDNCHLGSGSFKDARIGKVRIRLSTLEAHKIYTHSFPLLVLQPHGLKKTGDLQISIRFTTLSLANIIYNYGHPLLPKMHYLFPFTVNQVDGLRYQAMNIVATRLGRAEPPLRKEVVEYMLDVDSHLWSMRRSKANFFRIMSLLSGYFLVGKWLEDICNWRYPVNSVLVHVLFFILVMYPELILPTMFLYMFFIGLWNFKSRPRHPPHMDMKLSWAEAVNPDELDEEFDTFPTSRSQDMVRLRYDRLRSVAGRIQTVVGDIAAQGERVQSLLSWRDPRATSLFILFCLAASVVLYAMPFKAITLAGGLYYLRHPKFRSKLPSLPSNFFKRLPSRIDSLL; this is encoded by the coding sequence ATGAGAAACACCACCAAACTAGTCGTACACGTCGTCGATGCTCAAAACCTTATGCCCAGAGATGGCCAAGGCTCAGCGAGTCCTTTTGTAGAAGTTGATTTCCTCAACCAGCTGAGCAAAACAAGAACCGTGCCCAAAAGTCTTAACCCTGTCTGGGACCAGAAACTCTACTTTGACTACGACCACAAAGCGAGAAACAACCATCACAACAACCACCACATTGAAGTCTCTGTTTACCACGAGAGAAGACCACTTCCCGGTAGAAGCTTCCTCGGTAGAGTCAAGATCTCTTTCTCTAACATTGTTCAGGAAGGCGAACAAGTGTACCAGCGCTTCACGTTGGAGAGGAAGTCGGTTCTCGCTTCTGTTAAAGGCGAGATTGGTCTCAAATTCTACATCTCGTCGTCTGAACAAGACCAACGCTCTTCTCTTCCTTCTCCTTCAAGACCATACTCCACCCCAACGCAAGCCTCTTCTGTAGTAGAAGAAGAGCTTACTGATTCTGAAGCAGAAGATTCTCGAGAGAGCTTTGCATCAGCTGAACAAGAAGATCTTTCTGATTCAGCCAGCGAAGGAGTAGAAGGTAAACAGAGAGAAACAGAACCTGAACAAGTTCAAGAAGCTGTTCAAACACTACATAGACAAGAAGTCCTTCCTCGGCCTGCACCAATGCATTCCATTCGCCTCCGGTCTCGTGAAAACCCCCAAGAAACCAACACACCACACTCTCGTGGAGCTAACCAGCTTCACTCTCAGCAGCCACGTGGATCTAGCCAGCAGCCACGTGGAGCCAACCAGCCTCCTCAGCCCGCTCACTACGCCAACCACTTGCAACCATACGGTGACATTGACCCAGAAGACTTCAAGGTGAAAGACATGAACCTCGAACTCGGAGAGAGATGGCCAAACACAAACGCTGGAGAGAGGTTCACAGGAACGTACGATCTAGTGGAACAGATGTTTTACCTCTACGTTCGAGTCGTCAGAGCCAAAGACCTCCCACCTGGTTTAATCACAGGAGGATGTGATCCTTACGTGGAGGTCAAGCTTGGTAACTACAAGGGCAAAACAAAACACTTTGATAGAAAGACAACTCTTCCTGAATGGAACCAAGTCTTCGCGTTTACTAAAGAACGTATCCACTCATCGGTTCTCGAAGTCTTTGTGAAAGACAAGGAGACACTAGGACGAGATGACTTTCTTGGAAAAGTTGTGTTTGATCTTAACGAGATCCCAACGAGGGTTCCACCGAACAGTCCTTTAGCTCCACAGTGGTACCGTTTAGAGGATTGGAGAGGAGAAGGGAAGATAGTAAGAGGAGAGATCATGCTTGCTGTCTGGATGGGAACTCAAGCTGATGAAGCTTTCCCTGAAGCATGGCATGCTGACTCTGCTTCTGTTCACGGAGAAGGAGTGTTCAACGTTAGATCAAAAGTATACGTCTCTCCTAAGCTGTGGTACTTGAGAGTCAATGTCATCGAAGCTCAAGACATGATCCCGAGCGATAGAAACCGTCTACCTGATGTTTTTGTTAAAGCTAACGTCGGTATGCAGACTCTCAAGACCAAGATTTGTCCTGTGAAGACGACGAATCCGCTCTGGAATGAAGATCTTGTCTTCGTGGTCGCTGAGCCGTTCGAGGAGCAGCTGGTGATCTCTGTGGAAGACCGCGTTCACGCGTCGAAAGATGAAGTCATTGGTAAGATCAGCTTGCCGATGAACGTGTTCGAGAAGCGGTTAGACCACCGTCCTGTTCATTCTCGTTGGTTCAATCTCGACAAGTACGGTGTTGTAGAGGGAGATCCGAGGAGGAGAGAGCATAAGTTCTCTAGCCGGATTCACCTGAGGGTCTGTCTCGAAGGAGGCTACCATGTGATGGACGAGTCAACGATGTATATTAGCGACACGAGACCAACGGCTAGGCAGCTCTGGAAGCAGCCGGTGGGAATGTTGGAGATTGGGATCCTTGGAGCTAAAGGATTAGTGCCGATGAAGTTGAAAGAGGGTAGAGGAAGCACCGACGCGTATTGTGTAGCTAAGTATGGTCAAAAATGGGTGAGAACTAGAACCATTCTTGATTCGTTGAGTCCAAGATGGAACGAGCAGTACACGTGGGAGGTCTATGATCCTTGCACTGTTGTCACTCTCGGTGTTTTCGACAACTGTCATTTGGGTTCAGGTTCCTTTAAAGATGCAAGAATAGGTAAGGTGAGAATCAGGCTGTCTACACTAGAGGCTCACAAGATCTACACACATTCGTTTCCTCTTCTTGTTCTTCAACCGCACGGTCTCAAGAAAACTGGTGACCTCCAGATATCAATACGTTTCACAACTCTTTCTTTGGCCAACATCATCTACAATTACGGCCACCCGCTTCTCCCCAAGATGCACTATCTTTTCCCTTTCACGGTTAACCAAGTAGACGGGTTAAGGTACCAAGCGATGAACATCGTTGCAACCCGCCTCGGACGAGCCGAGCCGCCGCTGAGGAAAGAGGTTGTTGAGTACATGTTGGATGTAGATTCCCACCTATGGAGCATGAGAAGAAGCAAAGCCAACTTTTTCCGCATAATGTCGCTTCTCTCCGGCTATTTCTTGGTCGGGAAGTGGCTTGAGGATATCTGCAACTGGAGATACCCGGTTAATTCTGTTCTGGTCCATGTCCTGTTCTTCATTTTGGTCATGTACCCTGAACTTATCTTGCCCACGATGTTTCTCTACATGTTCTTTATCGGATTGTGGAACTTCAAGTCAAGGCCGAGACACCCTCCTCACATGGATATGAAGCTCTCTTGGGCCGAGGCTGTTAATCCTGATGAGCTTGATGAAGAGTTTGACACGTTTCCAACGTCTAGGTCACAGGACATGGTCAGGCTGAGGTATGACCGGCTCAGAAGTGTTGCGGGTAGGATTCAGACCGTGGTTGGAGATATAGCAGCTCAGGGGGAGAGAGTTCAGTCGCTTCTGAGCTGGAGAGACCCTAGGGCTACGAGCCTGTTCATCTTGTTCTGCTTGGCTGCATCCGTGGTCCTTTACGCAATGCCGTTCAAAGCAATAACGCTGGCTGGTGGGCTTTACTATCTGAGACACCCAAAGTTTAGAAGCAAGTTGCCTTCTTTGCCAAGTAACTTCTTCAAGAGATTGCCATCTCGTATAGACAGTCTTCTTTAA
- the LOC106301411 gene encoding protein ENHANCED DOWNY MILDEW 2, protein MDSSDEEGEILPDYVDEYSFVDQSDIPVKFSILPAKWDDDEEEEEDPRLPVYLRGGTDCGNESVCKLAKAWRFDLCDERLKVQVFLHGMRWITLHKPAKSYEALVRTTLVTLQCLHFVKRNPEASSDRVWRSLDKVDGIQPSEHDLSDHVSLVCRAIKMDQDLTKSKCLRKFLEKTFQTTPTEVELPTQHQEDAQLPQEQNFTADNMLDEESSSDDDSEMNLQFDTVCSICDNGGYILCCEGSCLRAFHPTIADGADTSCESLGFPDGTQIHSLREYLCNNCLHKQHQCYACGQLGSSDENSSQEVFPCSASNCGHFYHPICVAKLLHDGDQIKTEELQAKISARDPFFCPLHICKVCKTSENKNLYACHFAVCRRCPTAYHRKCLPREITSELNCDEETPQRTWEKLLPYNRILIYCLNHEIVGNLGTPARDHLVFPDVSGPRRTLSHGLEPVKEDVPSVVTGFKHHEGINRSRKPRMNFKVNDYLNKRRMESIEKRLSKQEVPSDFADPNDVDDEDVESRVLSIIDEVDSSFSFEEFVKSRGETHAQCYQSRNDVGKNITTGLVETHVNAARAALKMFEAGRNEDARAIFDPDLLVQLMKHKTKLEIYLSPFLHGMRYTSFGRHFTKLEKLEEIVERLHSYVQNGDTIVDFCCGSNDLSCLMKAKLEKTGKTCFFKNFDLILPKNTFNFEKRDWLTVKKEELPDGSRLIMGLNPPFGFKSSLANTFIQKALEFKPKILILIVPSETKRVDAIAEYDLIWDDTNLLSGKSFYLPGSIDVNNKTIEQWNNIPPPLYLWSRRDWTWNHKAIALQQGHITHMYHSTYTVGLHHAEPPPDDGIVQEMEISPLD, encoded by the exons ATGGATTCGTCTGACGAAGAGGGAGAGATTCTACCTGACTACGTTGATGAATACTCTTTCGTCGATCAAAGCGACATACCTGTCAAGTTTTCTATTCTTCCGGCCAAATGGGACGACGACGAAGAGGAAGAGGAAGATCCCAGACTGCCTGTGTATCTGCGTGGCGGCACTGATTGTGGAAACGAGTCTGTTTGTAAGCTAGCTAAAGCTTGGAGGTTTGATCTGTGTGATGAACGTCTCAAGGTCCAAGTGTTTCTACATGGGATGCGCTGGATAACTCTACACAAACCAGCAAAGAGTTATGAAGCTTTAGTTAGGACGACTCTGGTAACGCTTCAGTGTCTTCACTTTGTTAAAAGGAATCCTGAGGCATCAAGCGACCGTGTGTGGAGAAGTTTGGACAAAGTGGATGG GATCCAACCTTCAGAGCATGACTTATCAGATCATGTTTCTCTGGTGTGTCGAGCTATAAAGATGGATCAGGATTTAACAAAATCAAAG TGTCTACGCAAGTTTCTGGAGAAGACTTTCCAAACAACACCTACCGAAGTG GAACTTCCAACGCAACATCAAGAAGATGCTCAGCTACCACAGGAACAGAATTTCACTGCTGATAATATGTTAGACGAGGAAAGCAGCAGTGATGATGATTCTGAGATGAACTTGCAGTTTGATACAGTCTGCTCTATCTGTGACAATGGTGGTTATATTCTGTG TTGTGAAGGAAGCTGCTTGAGAGCTTTCCATCCGACCATAGCTGATGGGGCTGACACATCGTGCGAGTCACTAGGATTCCCTGATGGGACTCAAATTCAT TCACTTAGGGAGTATCTCTGTAACAACTGTCTACACAAACAGCACCAGTGCTATGCTTGCGGCCAATTGGGATCTTCTGATGAAAACTCCTCTCAAGAG GTCTTCCCTTGTTCTGCCTCAAATTGCGGTCATTTCTATCATCCAATATGTGTTGCAAAGCTTCTCCACGATGGTGATCAAATCAAAACAGAAGAACTTCAAGCCAAGATTTCTGCTAGAGATCCTTTTTTCTGTCCTCTACACATATGCAAAGTCTGTAAGACAAGTGAAAACAAAAATCTATATGCGTGCCACTTTGCTGTATGCAGACGCTGTCCAACTGCTTACCACAGAAAATGTTTACCTAG GGAGATTACTTCTGAACTCAACTGTGACGAGGAAACACCTCAGAGAACCTGGGAGAAACTGCTTCCATACAATCGCATTCTGATATACTGTTT GAACCATGAGATAGTAGGTAATCTTGGTACTCCAGCTAGAGACCACTTAGTTTTTCCTGATGTATCTGGCCCAAGAAGAACACTAAGTCACGGTCTTGAGCCTGTCAAAGAGGATGTTCCGAGTGTGGTGACGGGTTTTAAGCATCATGAAGGTATCAATAGATCTAGGAAACCAAGGATGAATTTTAAGGTCAATGACTATCTTAATAAACGGAGGATGGAGAGCATTGAGAAAAGGTTGTCTAAACAAGAAGTTCCTTCCGACTTTGCCGATCCTAACGATGTAGACGACGAGGATGTTGAATCGAG GGTGTTATCAATAATTGACGAAGTGGACTCATCGTTTAGTTTTGAGGAGTTTGTTAAGTCTCGTGGGGAAACCCATGCACAATGCTACCAGTCAAGAAATGATGTCGGCAAGAACATCACAACAGGATTGGTTGAAACTCATGTCAAT GCCGCTCGAGCTGCGTTAAAGATGTTTGAAGCAGGGCGGAACGAAGATGCCAGAGCTATATTTGATCCCGATCTTCTAGTCCAACTCATGAAGCATAAG ACGAAGCTTGAAATTTATCTTTCTCCTTTTCTCCACGGAATGCGGTACACATCCTTTGGTCGTCACTTCACAAAGCTAGAGAAGCTTGAAGAG ATAGTAGAGAGGCTCCACTCTTACGTGCAAAATGGAGATACAATAGTGGACTTCTGTTGTGGCTCTAACGACTTAAGTTGTTTGATGAAAGCAAAGCTTGAGAAAACGGGAAAAACTTGCTTCTTCAAGAACTTCGATCTCATTCTACCTAAG AACACTTTCAACTTTGAGAAGAGAGATTGGTTGACTGTGAAGAAAGAAGAGTTACCTGACGGCTCTCGACTG ATAATGGGATTGAACCCGCCTTTCGGTTTCAAATCCAGTCTTGCTAACACTTTCATCCAGAAGGCCCTTGAGTTTAAACCGAAGATTCTGATCCTCATCGTACCAAGTGAGACAAAAAG GGTCGATGCGATAGCTGAGTATGATTTGATTTGGGATGACACCAATCTACTTTCAGGAAAG TCTTTCTACTTGCCCGGGTCCATAGATGTGAACAACAAAACGATCGAGCAGTGGAACAATATACCGCCACCTCTGTACCTTTGGAGCCGAAGGGACTGGACTTGGAACCACAAGGCTATAGCGCTTCAACAGGGTCACATAACACATATGTATCACTCGACTTACACAGTGGGTCTCCATCACGCAGAGCCTCCTCCGGATGATGGTATTGTACAAGAGATGGAGATATCTCCTCTTGATTAA